A DNA window from Hordeum vulgare subsp. vulgare chromosome 1H, MorexV3_pseudomolecules_assembly, whole genome shotgun sequence contains the following coding sequences:
- the LOC123437711 gene encoding chitinase 8-like: MARPAALAVCAAALLLAVAVGGAAAQGVGSVITRSVYASMLPNRDNSLCPARGFYTYDAFIAAANTFPGFGTTGSADDIKRELAAFFGQTSHETTGGTRGAADQFQWGYCFKEEISKATSPPYYGRGPIQLTGRSNYDLAGRAIGKDLVSNPDLVSTDAVVSFRTAMWFWMTAQGNKPSSHNVALRRWTPTAADTAAGRVPGYGVITNIINGGLECGMGRNDANVDRIGYYTRYCGMLGTATGGNLDCYTQRNFAS, encoded by the exons ATGGCGAGGCCTGCTGCCCTCGCGGTGTGCGCCGCCGCGCTCCTGCTCGCCGTGGCGGTGGGCGGCGCCGCGGCGCAGGGCGTGGGCTCGGTCATCACGCGGTCGGTGTACGCGAGCATGCTGCCCAACCGCGACAACTCGCTGTGCCCGGCCAGGGGGTTCTACACGTACGACGCCTTCATCGCCGCAGCCAACACCTTTCCGGGCTTCGGCACCACCGGCAGCGCCGATGACATCAAGCGCGAGCTCGCCGCCTTCTTCGGccagacctcccacgagaccaccG GAGGGACGAGAGGCGCCGCCGACCAGTTCCAATGGGGCTACTGCTTCAAGGAAGAGATAAGCAAGGCCACGTCTCCACCCTACTATGGACGGGGACCCATCCAATTGACAGG GCGGTCCAACTACGATCTCGCCGGGAGAGCGATCGGGAAGGACCTTGTGAGCAACCCGGATCTGGTGTCCACGGACGCGGTGGTGTCCTTCAGGACGGCGATGTGGTTCTGGATGACGGCGCAGGGCAACAAGCCGTCGAGCCACAACGTCGCCCTACGCCGCTGGACGCCGACGGCCGCCGACACCGCTGCCGGTCGGGTTCCAGGCTACGGTGTAATCACCAATATCATCAACGGCGGGCTCGAGTGCGGCATGGGCCGGAACGACGCCAACGTCGATCGCATCGGCTACTACACGCGCTACTGCGGCATGCTCGGCACGGCCACCGGGGGCAACCTCGACTGCTACACCCAACGGAACTTCGCTAGCTAG